The Terriglobia bacterium genome includes a window with the following:
- the selA gene encoding L-seryl-tRNA(Sec) selenium transferase, which translates to MARTSKPGPRNAQLFRKLPSVDELLHQAEIAHMAEREGRAATLDATRAALERLRSEISAGRVDDQRLELAIGGLPEAVERELRRSLQMSLRRVINATGVVLHTNLGRAPLSVAALDHARQVATTYSNLEYNLDSGERGQRDVHVDRLFARLLSEYADDISTVVVNNNAAAVLLALNTLADGGEVVVSRGELVEIGGSFRIPDVMSKSGATLREVGTTNRTRLADYERAINERTRLILRVHRSNFQIVGFTEQPSLGELVELAHQRGLPVLEDLGSGALFEMRTLGISGEPGVGDSLRAGVDVVTYSGDKLLGGPQAGLLSGRREIIARIRANPLFRALRVDKLIYAALETTLLAYVCQDHDAVPALRMMRLSAEEIGQRAQALARKLRLPVSGEVIGGESVIGGGAAPGAALPTRLLTLTWADLSADEFASRLRKNDPPIIARVEEGRVLLDLRTVFPEQDEEIGKALQAIGQ; encoded by the coding sequence ATGGCCAGGACCTCCAAACCCGGGCCCCGAAACGCGCAACTGTTCCGCAAGCTGCCGTCGGTGGACGAGTTGCTGCACCAGGCCGAGATCGCGCACATGGCCGAGCGCGAAGGCCGCGCCGCCACCCTGGACGCGACACGCGCGGCGCTGGAACGACTGCGGTCGGAAATTTCCGCGGGGCGAGTCGACGACCAGCGACTAGAGTTGGCCATCGGCGGCCTGCCGGAAGCGGTAGAGCGCGAGTTGCGCCGCTCCTTACAAATGTCGTTGCGCCGGGTGATCAACGCGACCGGCGTCGTCTTGCACACCAATCTGGGTCGTGCGCCGCTGTCGGTGGCTGCGCTCGATCACGCGCGCCAGGTTGCGACAACCTATTCCAATCTCGAATACAACCTTGATTCCGGCGAACGCGGCCAGCGCGACGTCCATGTGGACCGGCTGTTCGCGCGCCTGCTGAGCGAGTATGCGGACGACATTTCCACCGTAGTGGTAAACAACAACGCGGCTGCGGTGCTGCTGGCGCTCAATACACTGGCCGACGGCGGCGAGGTAGTGGTGTCGCGCGGCGAACTGGTGGAAATCGGCGGCTCGTTCCGCATCCCCGACGTGATGAGCAAGTCCGGCGCGACCTTGCGCGAGGTCGGCACCACCAATCGCACGCGGTTGGCGGACTACGAGCGCGCCATCAACGAGCGCACGCGGCTGATCCTGCGCGTGCACCGCTCGAATTTCCAGATTGTCGGATTCACCGAGCAGCCGTCGCTGGGGGAACTGGTCGAGCTGGCGCACCAGCGCGGCTTGCCGGTTCTGGAAGACCTGGGCAGCGGCGCGCTGTTTGAGATGAGGACGCTCGGCATCAGCGGAGAGCCCGGCGTCGGCGACAGCCTGCGCGCCGGCGTGGACGTGGTCACTTACAGCGGCGACAAGCTGCTGGGCGGGCCGCAGGCGGGTCTGCTCAGCGGGCGGCGCGAGATCATCGCGCGCATCCGCGCCAATCCGCTGTTTCGCGCCCTGCGGGTTGACAAGCTCATCTACGCCGCGCTGGAGACAACGCTGCTCGCCTATGTCTGCCAGGACCACGATGCCGTGCCTGCGCTGCGCATGATGCGCCTCTCCGCCGAGGAGATCGGGCAACGCGCGCAGGCGCTGGCGCGCAAGCTGCGCCTGCCGGTGAGCGGCGAGGTCATCGGAGGTGAATCGGTGATTGGCGGCGGCGCGGCGCCCGGGGCAGCGCTGCCGACGCGCCTGCTGACCTTGACGTGGGCAGACCTGAGCGCCGACGAATTTGCTTCGCGCCTCAGAAAAAATGATCCGCCGATCATCGCGCGCGTCGAGGAAGGGCGCGTGCTGCTCGACTTGCGAACGGTGTTTCCTGAGCAGGATGAAGAGATCGGGAAGGCGTTGCAGGCGATCGGCCAGTGA
- a CDS encoding transcriptional repressor: MDAEAIKRSLEGSGLRCTPQRYAVMAFLNECNRHPTAAEIFAAVNRVDPRSSRATTYNNLRDLVRAGLVREVAVEGRAARFDAKGVRHHHFVCDRCGKVEDLEWYDVPRPASGALGKRILRECELIFRGLCTQCAPRRVRRPVS; the protein is encoded by the coding sequence ATGGACGCCGAGGCGATTAAACGCTCCTTGGAGGGCAGCGGGTTGCGCTGCACGCCGCAGCGCTACGCCGTGATGGCGTTCTTGAATGAATGCAACCGGCATCCCACGGCTGCGGAAATCTTCGCCGCTGTGAATCGCGTGGATCCGCGCTCTTCCAGGGCCACGACTTATAACAATCTGCGGGACCTAGTGCGGGCGGGTCTGGTGCGTGAAGTGGCAGTCGAGGGCCGCGCCGCGCGATTCGATGCGAAAGGCGTGCGGCATCACCATTTCGTCTGCGACCGCTGCGGCAAGGTGGAGGACCTGGAGTGGTACGATGTGCCCAGACCTGCTTCCGGCGCCCTCGGTAAGCGGATTCTTCGCGAATGCGAACTCATTTTCCGGGGACTCTGCACGCAGTGCGCTCCACGGCGCGTTCGCCGTCCAGTGTCGTAG
- the thiL gene encoding thiamine-phosphate kinase, with translation MPLPERKLIERIKRAACSPSPVLTRGIGDDCAVLRPPRGQELLVTTDFSLEDVHFRRDWHPPESAGHRCLARGLSDIAAMGGEPLAAFLSLALPADFPQRWADGFLRGLLKLAGQFKVPLAGGDIAQSPTGVLADILVVGSVPRGKALLRSGARPGEAIYVTGALGASAAAIRQMLAGRKLRPPQHRAHFFPDPRIAAGVQLRRQRLASAAIDLSDGLSTDLSHICEESGVGAVVNARSIPVATGATMEMALHGGEDYELLFTAPPRTRVPAEIAGVRVTRIGEIIRGARVFLADRERRRPMPPRGWEHFR, from the coding sequence TTGCCCTTACCGGAAAGAAAGCTCATCGAGCGCATCAAGCGAGCTGCATGCTCACCCTCGCCTGTGCTCACCCGCGGCATTGGCGATGACTGCGCCGTGCTGCGCCCGCCACGCGGGCAGGAATTGCTGGTCACCACCGACTTCAGTCTGGAGGACGTGCACTTCCGGCGCGACTGGCATCCGCCCGAATCCGCCGGGCACCGCTGCCTGGCGCGCGGCCTGAGCGACATCGCCGCCATGGGAGGGGAACCGCTGGCGGCATTTCTGTCGCTGGCGTTGCCCGCCGATTTCCCGCAGCGCTGGGCCGACGGTTTCCTGCGCGGCCTGCTGAAGCTCGCCGGACAATTCAAGGTTCCGCTTGCCGGCGGCGACATTGCGCAATCGCCCACCGGCGTCCTCGCCGATATCTTGGTGGTTGGCTCCGTACCACGGGGGAAGGCGCTGCTGCGTTCCGGCGCCAGGCCCGGCGAGGCTATCTATGTCACTGGCGCGCTCGGCGCCTCGGCAGCGGCCATCCGGCAAATGCTCGCCGGCAGGAAACTCCGCCCCCCGCAACACCGCGCCCACTTCTTCCCCGACCCGCGCATCGCTGCGGGCGTCCAGCTTCGCCGGCAACGCCTGGCTTCGGCTGCCATTGATCTCAGCGACGGCCTTTCCACCGACCTGTCGCACATTTGCGAGGAGAGTGGCGTGGGCGCTGTCGTGAACGCGCGAAGCATTCCAGTCGCAACGGGAGCGACGATGGAAATGGCCCTTCACGGCGGTGAAGACTACGAGTTGCTGTTCACCGCGCCGCCGCGCACGCGTGTGCCGGCGGAAATCGCCGGCGTCCGCGTTACCCGCATCGGCGAAATCATACGCGGGGCGCGTGTGTTCTTGGCGGATCGAGAAAGACGCCGCCCCATGCCGCCGCGCGGCTGGGAACACTTCCGATAG
- a CDS encoding YIP1 family protein — protein sequence MSTAAAAASQPPLSEPARIINTFIAPSTTFADIRRNQSWWVPWLLMSIVSLAFVFVMGQKIGFEQIMRNEMAKSPSRLEQFEKLSPEQRARQMEIGAKVTSYFSYATPAFQLLGGLVVAGVLLAVFNFGAGAEITFKQSLAIVMYGFLPFLIHALLGIVSLTVGVDTEGFNVRNPVATNPAYFMNPLEHKFFYGLLTSVDVFSIWVIVLLGIGYSSVSKLKRSTAILIVAGCFVVFKLASSAISAL from the coding sequence ATGAGCACTGCCGCCGCCGCTGCGTCGCAACCACCGCTGTCTGAGCCCGCGCGCATCATCAACACCTTCATTGCGCCGAGTACCACCTTCGCAGACATCCGCCGCAACCAGAGCTGGTGGGTGCCGTGGCTTCTGATGTCCATCGTGTCGCTCGCCTTCGTGTTTGTCATGGGCCAGAAGATCGGTTTCGAACAGATCATGCGCAACGAAATGGCAAAGAGCCCATCGCGGCTCGAGCAGTTCGAGAAGCTTTCGCCGGAGCAACGCGCCCGGCAAATGGAGATAGGCGCGAAGGTCACGTCCTACTTCTCTTACGCAACTCCCGCGTTTCAACTGCTCGGGGGATTGGTCGTCGCCGGGGTATTGCTGGCGGTATTCAACTTCGGCGCCGGCGCGGAGATCACCTTCAAGCAGTCTCTTGCCATCGTCATGTACGGCTTTCTGCCGTTCTTGATTCACGCGCTGTTGGGGATTGTTTCGCTCACCGTCGGCGTGGATACCGAAGGCTTCAACGTACGCAATCCGGTCGCCACCAACCCCGCGTACTTCATGAACCCGCTGGAGCATAAGTTCTTCTATGGCCTGCTGACTTCGGTTGACGTGTTTTCCATCTGGGTTATTGTGCTGCTGGGCATTGGCTATTCGTCGGTAAGCAAGCTGAAGCGTTCCACCGCGATCCTCATCGTGGCCGGGTGCTTTGTAGTGTTTAAGCTGGCCTCCTCAGCCATAAGCGCGCTGTGA